The nucleotide window aGACTCTTGGACGCAGCGGTCGCTGTCCAGGCGAATACGGCCGTCCAAGCCTGCAGTTGAAGGAAACGCATTTTGTTGCAGCGGGCAGaatctcgccgccggtgagCCCGCTTATAAGTGGTGCCCGATGTCTCACCGTCAGCCGGGGCGTACAGATGTACCAGTGCAATGCTGGTGTTTGGTGCTGGCAACGTTCAACGCTGGGACCGAGGGGTTATTTATTGACCGCTCTGATCGCTCGGTAGACCATCGTGACCAGATTCGGTACCCGCAGCCGTGACTTTTCGGGACCAGATCCAGCGCCATAGTGCTGGTAGAGGCGGGTACAGCAGGATGCCGACTGAGGGCAACCTCGACCTGGCGGGTCAAGCTGGGTCGGTAAATGATGCTGCGGAGCGCCCCGAGTGCAAGCGAGAAAGAAGATGCAAAAAATAAAAGAGGCGCCGTAGCAAGGACTGAGCGGCTGGCAACGACTACGTATTGTGTCACCCGGGCAGCGGCCAGATGTTGATGCCCACCCCGCCGTCGCTTCGTAGGAAGTGGCAAAGCCCCTGTCCCTGGGGGCCTCAGCCACCGACGTTCGTCTTTGGCCCCAAAGGGGAAGACGCCCCTGAGCACGTCGTAGTCTTCGTGGGTCGCTGGAGACACCAAGCAGCTTTTGTGAGGATGCCGATGGTGTGGTGTGGCCCAGCATGTGGTTCGTATTCTGGGCCGCGCCGATCCTTTAAGCCCGTTCGAGTGCCCCGCTGTACCGTTCCATCATCCGTCGGTTTCCGTTCTTGACGGCTCTGAATAGTTAAATCATTGGACCCTTTCAATGAAGCCGCTACCGACCGTGTCATAGCGAAAACTCGGCCGAGATGACAGTATGTATGAGTTTGTAAAAAGTCTACCTACCCAAAATGGCCCTCGTCCGGAGCCAGGACAAGACCATCGCGCTTTCCTGGTTCCCAGTGGGAGCTTCATTGGCCACCAGAAGTCTACCTATCACAGCCGAGCAATTACATAGTATCGCGGTCACGTGATGACACGAATGCCGAAAAGTTCGGGCCTGACGCGGTAGCATAGCATCTTGAATTTTGATCTGCAGAGCCCTTCACATATTTGCACATTATGCTGTAGACAATGCTGTCCTTCCGTGGCATACGACGAGCCTGCCCGGTGTCAAGTCGTCAtctccatcttcttcatccacATACTGCCCTGCCTTCCCGCTTGCTCGCGAGCGGCCAAGTCCTGCGAACTTCAATAGCCCCCCGCTCGTTCTCTACTTCTTCATACCGGCAAGATGTCTCCGCGACGCCCGATGCGCCTTCCGCTCAGGACGTTGAAAAGGTAGTCCGAGAGGCCAAGCAGCGTTTCCGTGACACACTCCCCAAGGACTATCTCAACGAGCAAGAATACGCCCTTTACGAGCGACTGTACGGTCCACCCTTGCGCGAAACCCGCCCTGAAGATGTTGGCATACCAACTCATGCAGACATGGGACGTGCATCCCTGCGCCCGAAAGATGAAGGAGTGCTCCTGCGATCGCTTGAGGATGGAGGGTTCGAGGAGGTGACGTACGAAATTGACGGACCGAACAATATTGCCGACACAGATACCATGTCAACCTCCGAAGACCCGGGCGATGCCTCCCTACAGGGCCTGACCCAAAGACCCCCAACTTACGTTGAAGCTGTAGCTAGAAATCAGCGCGAACTTGATGCGCTACAAAAGCTTGCTCAGGACTTCGAGGTCGCCCAGAAGAAACAGAACGAGAAGGAAGAGGCTGATGGGTCGACCTCTCAAGACTTGGTGGAGGAACAAGACTCTACTTGGCCGATTGAAGCAGAGCACGAAGGCTTTCATCGAGAGCCTGGGGAAGTTCGCCGGTTTCACAAATATACGCTGGATGGGAGGTTCCATGGCAGCCCCATCGAGATTAGCCTCCCCCGCGAGGAATTCGTGGGACCTATTCGCGAGCTTCTCGACAGAACTCATTTCAGGCACGTCAGCAAGGCGGCTGAGGATGCATTCGGCGGTCCAGGCCTCCCAACGTCCCCATCAACACCAGAGGGCCTCAGGAGTGGTCgcatgggcggcgttgggctCCCGCCCGACCAGCGCAAAATGACAGAAATTGAAGCAGACGCCTTCTTAGCCGGGTACCTACCTCCGTCGTACGCATCCGTTGCATGCATCCTCCGCGAAGTTCGGAAACGAGTTGGGGGTGACTGGATCCAGTCCCGGTTGAAGCGGGACCAGGAGGGCGGCCTGAGTGTTCTCGATGCaggtgccggcggtgccggctTGGTTGCCTGGGAACAGGTCCTCAACGCGGAATGGCAACTGCTCAAGGAAAGAGGTGAGGTCAAGGGGTCACATCCGCCTGGGAAGAAGACGGTCATTGCCGCATCGGATCGGCTGCGCAATCGACTCAAGAGCTTCCTCCATGACACGACCTTTCTACCGCGACTACCAGATTACGAGCATTCTGGCGAGATGCGTGGCAAGCACCTTGACGCCGGGCCCGAACCCCAGCCACGCAAGTCTTTCGACGTGATTATTGCCTCTCACCTTTTTCTCAAGGAGACACAGGACCATTATCGCCAGGCTGTTCTCAACAACCTCTGGAACCTCCTTAGCAAAGACGGAGGCATCCTGATTGTTATCGAAAAGGCACACCCTCGTGGATttgaggccgtcgcccacgtccGAGACACGATTTTGAAGCAGTTTCTCCTGCCCCAAACTGGGGAACCTACCGTCGCCCCTGAGGACTTCAACCCGGCATTCCATCGCGAGCTTGAACCCGGGCACATTGTCGCGCCATGCACAACCCAAGGGTCGTGCCCGATGTATCAGGAACAGGGCAAGAGCAAAGGGCGGAAGGATTACTGCCATTTCAGCCAACGATTCGTCCGGCCGACGTTCTACAGCAAAATATTAGGAAACATGGCAGACAACCAAGGCGACGTTGAATTCAGCTACGTGGTAGTTCGACGCGGCGTGCCCAAAAGCAGCCCGATGACTGGCAAGGAGGCAACAGAGCGGGCAGTGCAGGGCTACGAGGCCTCGGATGCTCGCCCCGATATGCAGACGTTGCCGCGGATGGTGCTGCCTCCATTGAAGCGAAAGGGTCACGTTACTCTCGACCTTTGCACACCCGAGGGCCAGATTGAGAGGTGGACAGTTCCCAAGAGCTTCAGCAAGCTGGCCTACCATGATGCTAGAAAGTCGCGATGGGGAGACTTGTGGGCTCTCGGGGCGAAGACACGCGTGGCCCGCAAGGTTCGCGTCGGAAacggcgcggacgagaaGCCGCGCAAGGTCGAGATCACCATGGATGGTGGGCGCATGTCCGCGGTTGAAAAGAATGCGTCTCGAGCCAGACAGCCCAAGAGCAGGGCGGCCAAGTACAAAGATGTTTTGGGGGAGATTATTGCCGCGGAAGAGAAGGAAGAGCGCATCATTGAGCAGCAAATGGACGAGGAAGTGgaggcggagctggacgagcgaGAAGGAAGGCCCCGCGgtagacggcgaggaggcaaCAACAGGTGATGACTTGTATCAACTAGAATCTTGTACACTACACGACGGGAGCAGTTCTCCCACGACTGGAGATCGATACCTACCCAAACGAATGTGGGAAAACGCACCTCCGGTTGCTCACAAAACTCGTTCATTTCTGGTCTGGGGCGACCTGCCGTGACCAACTCCAGGATATGCCACCACCGCGAACAAGTGTATATTTTTGCCTTGTCGTCTTGCGAGCGTCATGTCGGACTGTGTTCATGTGCAGCGCTATGAGtgtggatgatgatgccatCGCGGCCCAGCGTGGAGAGACAAGGGTCCTGCTGCCTCCGACAGCCCACGCCCGACTGCCGACGCCAAGTGCATTGTATTTTCTTGGCTGCGTCGAGCTGGATACTGTGCGACCTGGGCCGAACTGTCACTAGGAAATTCGACCCAAGACCCAGTAAAAAAGGAACAAGAGAAATCCTGTGTGCTTGGGCAACTCCATCTATGCATGTAGATAAGAAGAAGAcctgctgtcgctgccctcgcgATAAGTAAAGGCGCGCGAACGGTGCATCTCCGCGCAAGGAAGCAAGCAATCAAGGAAAGGGCCCCCGACGAACCGAACGCTCCTTCCCCCAGCGTTGCGATaatgccgccgcggccattgGTCCGATAACGGCCCCACGGGCTCGGGGGGGCTTGGAGGGCTCCAGCGCGGCTCCGGATCCAAGAATGGCGTCAGCTTTGGCGTGGATTTGTTCAGCACGCAAGCAGTGGGGAAAAatgggccggcggctcgtgAAAGGTGCAATTCGAGCAACGCGGGAGAGGCCCAAATAAAAacgtcgaggcgcgccagCGGCCGACGGCCCGAGAGTCAAGTTTCGAGGTGGTCCCCCAATTCACCCTACTTCGATTTATTTTGCCCTTGACATATCCCGAGAGCAGCTTCAACCGGTCGAGGCAGCAGACGACATCACAGGCTTGCTGTTAGACTGGGGCTGGACAGCGCTGCAGGGGTTCCCAGCACAGTGGCCTCGGCACCCAGGGTGTACCTACCGACAGGttgccgggctgggctgccaaggcacagcacagcacagcatggcaagcgccgcgacgtcggccgccaacactggcgtcgtcgtcaagacCTCGtcatgctcctcctcctcctcctccgccgccaacaccaacagcagcagtaaCAAAATAAACAACTGTATGCTCGCGGGCCTCGTCTGTAGAGACAACATCCacctcatcatcggcacaaaccccctcgccgcctcccgctgcAACCagtccctcgccgcgggcgcgatACCCATCCTCATCGCCCCCGAGACGGCGGACCTGCACTACGGCCTGCAGGCCAAGATCGATGACAAGTCGCTCCGGTgggagaagaaggccttTGAAGACGATGATCTGTTCCGGCTCGGGCGTCAGGAtgtcggccgcgtcgtcgacgccgtcttcgtcacTGGCGGACCGCGGGATCCCCTGAGCGAGCACATCTCCAGCCTCTGCCGGCGCAACCGCATCcccgtcaacgtcgtcgacgcgccgcaCCTCTGCACCTTCACCCTCCTATCCgtccacgccgacggcccgctGCAGGTTGGCGTCACCACCAACGGCCGCGGCTGTAAGCTCGCCTCGCGTATACGCCGCGAGATTGcttcctcgctgccgcctgGGCTGGGTCCCGCgtgcgcccgcctcggcgaggtgcgccgccgcatccaggacgacgactgcctcgctctcggcgacctcgacgactcgcTCGACCAGGGCGCCCTCTTCAACCgcctcgtggccgaggaggatgtgCGCAACCGGCGCATGCGCTGGCTCAGCCAGGTCTGCGAGTACTGGCCGCTCAGAAagctcgcctccatcgccgacgacgacgtcgaccgcCTCTTCGCCGCGTACAACGGACCCTCGCGCAAGCCTCGCCACCACGACAACGGGcctgcgcagcagcagcagccgaggGTCGGCAGGCTGATCCTTGCGGGCAGCGGGCCCGGCCACCCGTCGCTCCTCACGCGCTCcacgctcgacgccatccaccgcgccgacctcgtcctcgccgacaagctcgtcCCCGCGCCCGTGCTGGAGCTCATCCCCCGGCGCACGCCCGTCCACATTGCGCGCAAGTTCCCCGGCAACGCGGAGCGCGcgcaggaggagctgctcgaggccgcgctcCAGGGCGTgcgcgacggcaagacggtcCTGCGCCTGAAGCAGGGCGACCCGTTCGTCtatggccgcggcggcgaggaggtggacTGGTTCAAGGGCAAGGGGCTCGGCGACAGAGTCCGTGTCCTCCCCGGCATGACGAGCGCCCTGAGCGCGCCGCTCTTCGCCGGTGTGCCGGTCACGCAGCGCGATGTGGCCGACCAGGTGCTCATCTGCACCGGCACGGGTAAGAAGGGCAagcccccgacgccgcccgagtACGTCGCCTCCCGGACCGTCGTCTTCCTGATGGCCCTGCACCGCatcgtcgggctcgtccgCGAGCTCACCTCTCACAttcccgcctcctccgctgACTCGGGAGcggacaccaccaccaccaccaccactgaGAGCCCCTCTCCCGAAGCagcagccctcgccgcggccacggccgccgacgatgacgacgacaagaagcgcGCCCTCTGGCCGCTCTCCACCCcctgcgccgtcatcgagcgcgccagctgccccGACCAGCGCATCATCCGCACCACCCTCGCtcacgtcgccgaggccatcgagtCCGAGGGCAGCCGCCCCCCggggctcctcgtcgtcggcagggCCTGCGACGTGCTCCACCCCCGCGAAAAGGGCCGCGCTtggctcgtcgaggagggcttCCGCGGCCtagacgacgatgacgacgactcttcctcctcggtcgCCGAGTGGGCTGCCGgtcttgccgccgtcaccgacgtGCGCGAAACGATACCTGCGTGACATcagtgccgcgccgcccctgcgACGACCggccctgcctgtctgccaCGCAAGCATGTATGCATGCCGGATGTAGAGCTAGCATGCACGTTGCAAGTAGTGTCACGCGCTCCGCCGTTTGCGACACGACAATTGCCCTCGCGCATGAAATGCTCGACCACCTCACTGTGCCCCATCATGCATTGGCACACCAGGCTCAAGCTCCCTTTCTAGATACCCAAAATGCCTGGCCATTGTGCCAGATGGCGTTTCGGGCATCCGATGGTGCGGGCTTGCAAAGGCGTGGTTCTGCACTCGCACTTTGTCATCACGGCCGTGCCTGGCTTTGGGGGGTGGGATGACGGCGAAACGTCCTATGTCTTGATGTATCGTCCTGTCGGGCCACATTTGTTTGGAAGGAGGGGTGTGTGACATGGACAAGACTCAAACAAGCGGAGCATCTCAGGCGTTGAGCAAGCAAATCGAAACGATTCATCCCAAGAACGCGTGGCCAATGCTCATCGATATTGTGATTGGTTGTTTGCGAGTCACGCCATCAAACGACGTTGTGAAACGTGTGTGCAGAGTCTCTATTCCACTGCCCCTCGAATAGGGAGGGCATCATCGCTAGAAATGCCATGCGGTATAACCATCGACTTGGCCGATCGTGATCGGCTCCGTAACGCATGTTTATACATACCCGCGTCTACTTTGCTCCTCTCGCCGAGGTCAAATCCTCCTCAAGACGAGTCAGAGTAAGTGGAAGACGGGGATAGGGGAGAGACCCAAGAGTTACATCCCAGTTCTTGAATATGTACAAAAAAGAATCCTGCAGATGCATCGCTCCCAAATCACCACGTAAAACTCTCTTCGATGAAATCAATGACCGTGTCTTCCTGTAAGCGACGCACGGCCCCTCGCACGTCATCGGCCAGGCCACCAGCTCCGCAGACGCTGACAACCATGGCCCCGATCTGGTCTTGCACTTCCTTGGCCAGGAGCAGCGGGACGTTGGGCCGGCCAGGGAACATCTTAACGGTCGAGCTGGCGCTTACAATGTCGCGCGGATTCTCTGGGCGAGTGACAAACACCTGTATGCGGAGAATGTCCTTGCGGTTGGGGATACGGAGGATGGCGTCCATAAATGGGCGTACCCACTCGAGGGACTCGTAGGTGCGGATGATCCAGACGAGTGTAAGGCGGCGCGTGGCAACCCTGTTCTCGTTGTAGCCCAGAAGCAAGTCGCGAATGTGCGAAATCTGATGCGTGATGCCTGTTGATCCAGCAAAGAGAACGACGTGCCCGTAGGAGTCGAGGTTGTGGTGGCCAGCATAGGGGCCTTCTAATGCTGCACGGAGTCGGATGCCTTTGTTGGATTCGCAGGCACGCTCAAAGAGCTTGCGAGTCATACCGGTTTGGGCGCCGACGATAAAGGATACGGCCGTGCCGGCATTGCTCTTGTCAAGGCCAGTCAGAGGCTCCTTCTCGGCGCTCGGCAGGGCGTTGGTGGCGTAGTGATCAACCCAAGCCACCGAGAATGGGTGACTCTCCCATGGTAAGATGCCCGAGAACCGCAGGTATGCATGTGTGCCGGGCTTGATCCTAACGTAGCGGGGAAGATAGACGGTGACTCGGGTAACATCGCCTGGCATGGCTTCGCATAGAGCGTCGGTGAAGCCTCGGCTCGAC belongs to Purpureocillium takamizusanense chromosome 1, complete sequence and includes:
- the RSM22 gene encoding 37S ribosomal protein S22 (EggNog:ENOG503NY5I~COG:J~COG:O), coding for MLSFRGIRRACPVSSRHLHLLHPHTALPSRLLASGQVLRTSIAPRSFSTSSYRQDVSATPDAPSAQDVEKVVREAKQRFRDTLPKDYLNEQEYALYERLYGPPLRETRPEDVGIPTHADMGRASLRPKDEGVLLRSLEDGGFEEVTYEIDGPNNIADTDTMSTSEDPGDASLQGLTQRPPTYVEAVARNQRELDALQKLAQDFEVAQKKQNEKEEADGSTSQDLVEEQDSTWPIEAEHEGFHREPGEVRRFHKYTLDGRFHGSPIEISLPREEFVGPIRELLDRTHFRHVSKAAEDAFGGPGLPTSPSTPEGLRSGRMGGVGLPPDQRKMTEIEADAFLAGYLPPSYASVACILREVRKRVGGDWIQSRLKRDQEGGLSVLDAGAGGAGLVAWEQVLNAEWQLLKERGEVKGSHPPGKKTVIAASDRLRNRLKSFLHDTTFLPRLPDYEHSGEMRGKHLDAGPEPQPRKSFDVIIASHLFLKETQDHYRQAVLNNLWNLLSKDGGILIVIEKAHPRGFEAVAHVRDTILKQFLLPQTGEPTVAPEDFNPAFHRELEPGHIVAPCTTQGSCPMYQEQGKSKGRKDYCHFSQRFVRPTFYSKILGNMADNQGDVEFSYVVVRRGVPKSSPMTGKEATERAVQGYEASDARPDMQTLPRMVLPPLKRKGHVTLDLCTPEGQIERWTVPKSFSKLAYHDARKSRWGDLWALGAKTRVARKVRVGNGADEKPRKVEITMDGGRMSAVEKNASRARQPKSRAAKYKDVLGEIIAAEEKEERIIEQQMDEEVEAELDEREGRPRGRRRGGNNR
- the MET1 gene encoding Uroporphyrinogen-III C-methyltransferase (COG:H~EggNog:ENOG503NVMM), whose amino-acid sequence is MASAATSAANTGVVVKTSSCSSSSSSAANTNSSSNKINNCMLAGLVCRDNIHLIIGTNPLAASRCNQSLAAGAIPILIAPETADLHYGLQAKIDDKSLRWEKKAFEDDDLFRLGRQDVGRVVDAVFVTGGPRDPLSEHISSLCRRNRIPVNVVDAPHLCTFTLLSVHADGPLQVGVTTNGRGCKLASRIRREIASSLPPGLGPACARLGEVRRRIQDDDCLALGDLDDSLDQGALFNRLVAEEDVRNRRMRWLSQVCEYWPLRKLASIADDDVDRLFAAYNGPSRKPRHHDNGPAQQQQPRVGRLILAGSGPGHPSLLTRSTLDAIHRADLVLADKLVPAPVLELIPRRTPVHIARKFPGNAERAQEELLEAALQGVRDGKTVLRLKQGDPFVYGRGGEEVDWFKGKGLGDRVRVLPGMTSALSAPLFAGVPVTQRDVADQVLICTGTGKKGKPPTPPEYVASRTVVFLMALHRIVGLVRELTSHIPASSADSGADTTTTTTTESPSPEAAALAAATAADDDDDKKRALWPLSTPCAVIERASCPDQRIIRTTLAHVAEAIESEGSRPPGLLVVGRACDVLHPREKGRAWLVEEGFRGLDDDDDDSSSSVAEWAAGLAAVTDVRETIPA